A region of Ferruginibacter albus DNA encodes the following proteins:
- a CDS encoding dihydrofolate reductase family protein, with protein MRKIFSFMHISLDGFVAGPNGEMNWIKVDEELFDHIGKRISQGDTALYGRLTYQMMENYWPTAGDKPNASKHDIEHSQWYNKIQKVVLSRSMKAISLPNTKIISDNLADQINEIKQQPGGDILLFGSPTATHSLMQLNLIDGYWLFVNPIILGQGISLFAGIKDKTKLKLLNTRSFTSGVTELNYVVDGNS; from the coding sequence ATGAGAAAAATATTTTCCTTTATGCACATATCGCTTGACGGCTTTGTAGCAGGACCAAACGGAGAAATGAACTGGATCAAAGTGGATGAAGAGCTCTTTGATCATATAGGTAAGCGGATAAGCCAGGGCGATACGGCTTTATACGGGCGGCTTACTTACCAGATGATGGAAAATTACTGGCCTACCGCGGGAGATAAGCCAAATGCAAGCAAGCACGACATAGAACATTCGCAGTGGTATAATAAAATTCAGAAGGTTGTTTTATCAAGATCAATGAAAGCTATAAGCCTGCCTAATACAAAAATCATCAGCGACAATCTTGCCGATCAGATAAATGAAATAAAACAACAGCCAGGTGGTGATATCCTTCTTTTTGGTAGCCCCACAGCAACACATTCATTAATGCAATTGAACCTGATTGACGGCTACTGGCTATTTGTCAACCCGATCATCCTGGGACAAGGCATTTCATTGTTTGCCGGCATCAAAGACAAAACAAAACTAAAGCTGTTGAACACCCGGTCATTTACTTCAGGAGTAACGGAATTGAATTATGTGGTAGATGGTAATAGCTAA
- a CDS encoding phytanoyl-CoA dioxygenase family protein has translation MSKLTKEPFRLADVLTEEQLKFFSENGFIHFKNFLPKETVSLYLSEISRIEKEWLAEGVEKINGIPLKFGKDESGNKMIQRFCFLNKYSTPLKELLENPRLQLVTQFLTPYEGRIAQEEKDGLILNSYIRTPNSKFTQMGWHTDSPRDLFLGQKIMPMLNVGIHLDDCSYEEGGLRVLPGTHKQGFLKLMFGKKYFVDNNPDPKEVGLDIEAGDLTVHDGRMWHRAQQSPHFGERSRRRVMYVPVVTGKFRPKHENSKTPFYHKLASKIQN, from the coding sequence ATGAGTAAACTGACCAAAGAACCATTTAGACTAGCAGATGTGCTGACAGAGGAGCAATTGAAATTTTTTAGTGAAAATGGTTTTATACATTTTAAGAATTTTTTACCGAAAGAAACGGTTTCGCTTTATTTAAGCGAGATCAGTCGTATAGAAAAGGAATGGTTGGCAGAAGGTGTGGAGAAAATAAACGGTATTCCTTTAAAATTCGGTAAAGATGAAAGCGGGAACAAAATGATCCAGCGCTTTTGTTTTTTAAACAAATACAGCACTCCTTTAAAAGAATTGTTAGAGAACCCTCGTTTACAATTGGTAACGCAATTCTTAACTCCTTACGAAGGTCGTATTGCACAGGAAGAAAAAGACGGCTTAATTCTTAACTCTTACATACGCACTCCCAACAGCAAATTCACCCAAATGGGATGGCATACCGATAGCCCAAGAGACTTGTTCCTTGGTCAAAAGATTATGCCGATGCTGAACGTAGGTATTCACTTAGATGATTGCTCTTACGAAGAAGGCGGATTAAGAGTATTGCCCGGCACACACAAACAAGGTTTCTTAAAACTGATGTTTGGTAAAAAATACTTCGTTGATAACAATCCTGATCCTAAAGAAGTAGGATTGGATATTGAAGCCGGCGACCTTACTGTACACGATGGACGTATGTGGCACCGTGCACAACAATCTCCGCATTTTGGCGAAAGAAGCCGCAGACGTGTAATGTATGTGCCTGTAGTAACAGGTAAATTCAGACCAAAGCACGAAAACAGCAAGACTCCTTTCTATCACAAATTGGCAAGCAAAATTCAAAACTAA
- a CDS encoding response regulator transcription factor — MKFNKIIPTDILKPYIKYFAISESNVENSYKVFPSTNLVIGFQYRGRLATLINDKETVLAASGITGISDSLKIFKNSNDTGTVLVYFTEIGLTHFSSLPVNELFDQSVSLENIFDKNKVKEAEEKLALAKTDGQRIHMVERFFLSQLKDIQSDKLIIEAVKLIYDSKGAIKIKDLNEKLFISQSPFEKRFRKLVGTTPKKFASIVRFHSVLNDLNKIKSLTEICYENNFFDQAHFIKDFKQYTGDTPETFRRFL, encoded by the coding sequence ATGAAGTTTAATAAGATCATACCGACAGACATCTTAAAGCCTTACATTAAATATTTTGCGATCTCTGAAAGCAACGTGGAAAATAGTTACAAGGTTTTCCCTTCTACCAATTTGGTAATAGGTTTTCAATACCGTGGGCGGTTAGCAACTCTTATTAACGACAAAGAAACAGTTCTGGCAGCATCGGGCATAACCGGCATTTCAGACAGTCTTAAAATATTCAAAAATTCAAATGATACCGGAACGGTGTTGGTTTACTTCACTGAAATTGGTTTAACTCATTTTTCTTCCTTGCCTGTTAACGAGCTGTTTGATCAAAGTGTTTCGCTTGAGAACATTTTCGATAAAAATAAAGTAAAGGAAGCAGAAGAAAAACTGGCGCTTGCTAAAACAGATGGTCAACGCATCCATATGGTCGAACGATTCTTCTTATCTCAATTAAAAGATATTCAAAGCGATAAGCTTATTATAGAAGCCGTTAAGCTTATTTATGATTCAAAAGGCGCAATAAAGATCAAAGACCTGAATGAAAAGCTATTCATCAGCCAAAGTCCTTTTGAAAAAAGGTTTAGAAAATTAGTAGGAACAACACCCAAGAAATTTGCTTCTATCGTCCGCTTTCATTCTGTACTAAACGATCTGAATAAGATCAAATCCCTAACTGAAATTTGTTACGAGAATAACTTTTTTGACCAGGCTCATTTCATTAAAGATTTTAAGCAATATACCGGCGATACTCCCGAAACATTCAGGCGTTTTTTGTAA
- a CDS encoding DUF4919 domain-containing protein, producing the protein MKNLKPLLLVIILHTTATLSFGQDIKIKVPTFDDKYSKYVKQLENGDLAIDYTDFRHSFLESKQFSQKGTAYDSLKELVYTAIKSKNYRDVINETRSMLSIDYTSMFAHKYLQQTYKILGDTINQKKYHDIEFGLLRSITRSGDGNTCETGWHVTQIEEEYFILNMLGDRLQQQSISSGGKNTCDKMDVTEDGKTKTYYFEANKVFEQERKLLEK; encoded by the coding sequence ATGAAAAATTTAAAACCACTTTTACTGGTAATTATCCTGCACACTACAGCTACCCTAAGTTTTGGGCAGGACATCAAAATCAAAGTCCCAACTTTTGACGACAAGTATTCGAAATATGTAAAGCAGCTTGAAAACGGAGACCTTGCTATTGACTACACCGATTTCAGGCACAGCTTTTTAGAAAGCAAACAGTTCAGCCAAAAAGGAACAGCTTATGATAGTTTGAAAGAGCTAGTGTATACCGCCATTAAAAGCAAGAATTACCGGGATGTTATTAACGAAACAAGATCTATGTTAAGCATTGACTATACAAGCATGTTTGCACACAAATATCTACAACAGACCTACAAAATTTTAGGGGATACCATAAATCAAAAAAAATACCACGACATTGAATTTGGATTGCTTCGTTCTATTACACGCAGTGGAGATGGCAACACCTGCGAAACAGGCTGGCACGTTACGCAAATTGAAGAGGAATACTTTATCTTAAACATGTTGGGAGACAGGTTACAGCAACAAAGCATAAGCAGCGGTGGTAAAAACACCTGCGATAAAATGGACGTGACAGAAGACGGCAAAACAAAAACCTACTATTTTGAAGCAAACAAGGTTTTTGAACAGGAAAGAAAATTACTTGAAAAATAA
- a CDS encoding sphingomyelin synthase family protein, with product MNSIAIKPNYCWATAWQDKLFRKKILISVLLLTILFSGYPAFFQYLERRSGATLNDVVLNAIPPTDVSVPIFLFIWSTTLLAIIRAVKQPLFFLTFVNAYCVLCILRYLTLYFVPLDAPKGLIPLIDPISNMLYGKKFITKDLFFSGHTSTLFLFCLSFQQRLDKYFSLGTALLVGILVLIQHVHYTIDVIAAPFFAFLSLIISKKWIFSSPNNSINHY from the coding sequence ATGAATTCAATTGCAATAAAGCCCAATTATTGTTGGGCAACAGCATGGCAGGATAAATTATTCCGCAAAAAAATACTCATCAGTGTTCTTTTGCTGACGATCCTTTTTTCAGGCTACCCAGCCTTTTTTCAATACCTGGAAAGAAGATCCGGTGCTACGTTAAACGATGTGGTTTTAAATGCTATCCCTCCTACAGACGTATCTGTTCCTATATTCCTGTTTATCTGGAGCACTACCCTGCTGGCAATTATCAGGGCAGTAAAACAACCGTTATTTTTCTTGACTTTTGTAAATGCCTACTGTGTGCTTTGCATATTGAGGTATTTAACCTTGTATTTTGTGCCATTGGATGCGCCAAAAGGACTAATTCCTTTGATCGACCCCATTAGCAATATGTTATATGGCAAAAAATTTATAACCAAAGACCTGTTCTTTTCGGGGCACACATCCACACTTTTCTTATTTTGTTTAAGTTTTCAACAACGGCTGGATAAATATTTTTCGCTTGGAACTGCCCTACTGGTGGGAATTTTAGTGCTCATACAGCATGTACACTATACCATTGATGTAATCGCAGCGCCATTTTTTGCATTTCTTTCATTAATAATTAGTAAAAAATGGATATTTTCGAGCCCAAATAATTCAATTAACCATTATTAA
- a CDS encoding SDR family NAD(P)-dependent oxidoreductase yields the protein MSYALITGGSKGIGKAIAIELAKKKINILLVARTEAELQITTTEIKRNYGVEVDYLATDLSLPHAASFVLDWCKAKKYTIHILVNNAGYGLSGLFESHTLQSNTNMLQLNMITTTQMCHTFLPMLKQQPKAYILNIASSAAYQAVPYLSLYAATKVFVLYFSRGLSHELKGSSVSVTCVSPGPTDTDFPNRAQLTEKAAKAAEKFHVPPQQVAVAAVKAMFARKREVVTGFVNKLAAFLAWLAPKSITESTASKIYK from the coding sequence ATGAGTTACGCACTTATCACAGGCGGAAGTAAAGGAATTGGAAAAGCAATTGCTATTGAACTGGCAAAGAAGAAGATCAACATCTTACTGGTTGCCCGTACAGAAGCTGAGCTGCAGATAACTACCACCGAAATAAAAAGAAATTACGGCGTTGAGGTTGATTATTTAGCTACCGACCTTTCCTTACCACATGCAGCATCCTTTGTGCTGGATTGGTGCAAGGCAAAAAAATACACGATACATATATTGGTGAACAATGCAGGCTATGGTTTAAGCGGCTTATTTGAAAGTCATACCCTGCAATCCAACACCAACATGTTGCAATTGAATATGATCACTACTACGCAGATGTGTCATACTTTTTTGCCGATGTTAAAGCAACAGCCTAAAGCATATATTTTAAACATAGCCAGCTCTGCTGCATATCAAGCCGTGCCTTATTTAAGTTTGTATGCTGCTACTAAAGTGTTTGTATTGTATTTCAGCCGCGGTCTATCGCACGAGTTAAAAGGAAGTTCTGTTTCTGTTACCTGTGTAAGCCCCGGTCCTACCGATACCGATTTTCCCAACCGTGCTCAGCTCACCGAAAAAGCGGCTAAAGCTGCCGAAAAATTTCATGTACCTCCACAGCAAGTTGCCGTTGCTGCAGTTAAAGCCATGTTTGCCCGCAAAAGAGAAGTGGTAACAGGCTTTGTAAATAAGCTCGCTGCTTTTCTTGCCTGGTTAGCTCCTAAAAGTATTACAGAGAGTACTGCTTCGAAGATTTATAAGTAA
- a CDS encoding HNH endonuclease, with protein MIAILLLVILAVIVSIVNLAKGGMNQKRHSNYNKDNEFLSDTLMRQFKSRRDYYREVYLKSDAWKRKRYIVLKRDNWRCVYCGERATQVHHKKYAKNIGKEPIEWLVSICKPCHNNKHLLK; from the coding sequence ATGATTGCAATTTTACTTTTAGTAATTCTTGCAGTAATTGTCTCGATAGTAAATCTTGCTAAAGGCGGAATGAATCAAAAACGTCATTCCAACTATAACAAAGACAATGAATTTCTATCAGACACATTAATGCGACAATTTAAAAGTCGCCGAGACTATTATAGAGAGGTATATCTTAAGTCAGATGCATGGAAACGGAAGCGTTATATAGTGCTTAAACGAGACAATTGGCGTTGTGTATATTGTGGTGAACGTGCTACTCAAGTCCATCACAAGAAATATGCAAAGAATATTGGGAAAGAACCAATCGAATGGCTTGTCTCGATCTGTAAACCTTGTCATAATAATAAACATCTTTTAAAATAA
- a CDS encoding dihydrofolate reductase family protein: MGKIIAAINMTLDGFCDHTAGIADDELHEHYSELISNAGALLYGRVTYQLMQYWQTIVKDPTGNKALDDFAGTIDKIPKVVFSHTIKSLDWETARLATKDIKEEVLELQQKESKDILIGSPGLIAAMTELDLIEEYQLCIHPVILGNGLTLFKNITGKKLLTLLKTKTFGSGAIVLYYEAAGKR; the protein is encoded by the coding sequence ATGGGAAAAATAATTGCCGCAATCAACATGACACTCGATGGTTTTTGCGATCATACTGCAGGAATTGCTGATGATGAGTTGCATGAACATTACAGCGAACTGATAAGCAACGCTGGTGCTCTTCTATATGGAAGGGTTACTTACCAGCTTATGCAATATTGGCAAACGATAGTAAAAGATCCAACAGGTAATAAAGCACTGGACGACTTTGCCGGAACAATCGACAAAATACCCAAAGTTGTTTTTTCACATACAATCAAAAGCCTTGATTGGGAAACTGCAAGACTGGCAACCAAGGATATTAAAGAAGAAGTTTTAGAACTGCAGCAAAAAGAAAGTAAAGACATTTTAATTGGCAGTCCCGGTTTAATTGCAGCTATGACGGAGTTAGACTTAATAGAGGAATACCAGCTTTGTATTCACCCGGTTATTTTAGGAAATGGATTAACTTTATTTAAAAATATAACCGGTAAAAAATTACTTACACTTTTAAAAACAAAAACCTTTGGTTCGGGTGCAATAGTTCTTTATTATGAAGCAGCAGGTAAAAGGTAA
- a CDS encoding MlaD family protein has protein sequence MKISNETKIGALTCISIVLLILGFNFLKGKSFTGKNEHFYAVFDNIQGLANSNPITINGKQVGTVTATDGGRDMRRIVVTMTLNQTLDIPDNSVVTIVPSILGTTSMDIKLGNNSALYKNGDTILTKATMGTIDEAFQKIDPVLIEVKKAVGSLDSVLRNVNGLLDDNAKEAIKGTMLNLNKTTANLAISSASLQNMLDPQTGAVGKTMNNLSSVTGTLAKNNDQIEQTLTNVNKTTANLANLDLQKTLTTLNGTIDQLKTQLSSESGTAGKFLNNASLYNNLNATANKINLLLDDIRVHPKRYVSISVFGKKDKSEPLAVPLPDTVNAPYTH, from the coding sequence ATGAAAATATCTAACGAAACGAAAATAGGCGCACTTACCTGTATCTCTATCGTATTATTAATATTGGGTTTTAATTTTTTGAAAGGGAAAAGCTTCACCGGCAAAAATGAACATTTTTATGCCGTGTTCGATAATATACAAGGCCTGGCTAACAGTAACCCTATTACGATAAATGGTAAGCAGGTAGGTACTGTTACTGCAACCGATGGCGGAAGAGACATGAGAAGAATTGTGGTAACAATGACATTAAATCAAACCCTGGATATCCCTGATAACTCTGTTGTAACCATTGTTCCATCAATTTTAGGAACTACCTCCATGGATATCAAACTAGGAAACAATAGCGCCTTATATAAAAACGGGGATACCATTCTTACCAAAGCAACCATGGGCACTATTGATGAAGCTTTTCAAAAAATAGATCCTGTATTGATAGAGGTAAAAAAGGCAGTAGGCTCCCTGGACAGTGTTTTACGCAATGTGAACGGCTTATTGGATGACAATGCAAAAGAAGCCATTAAAGGCACTATGCTTAACTTGAACAAGACTACCGCTAATCTTGCTATTTCTTCTGCATCCTTGCAAAACATGCTGGATCCACAAACAGGTGCTGTTGGAAAAACAATGAACAATCTAAGCTCGGTTACGGGTACATTGGCTAAAAATAACGACCAGATTGAACAAACATTGACCAACGTAAATAAAACAACCGCTAACCTTGCCAATTTAGATCTGCAAAAAACATTGACTACATTGAACGGAACAATAGACCAGCTAAAAACACAATTGAGCAGCGAAAGCGGTACAGCAGGAAAGTTTTTGAACAATGCCTCTTTGTATAATAACCTGAACGCAACTGCTAATAAAATAAATTTATTGCTGGATGATATAAGAGTTCATCCTAAACGCTACGTAAGCATTTCTGTATTTGGCAAAAAAGATAAAAGCGAACCTTTGGCAGTACCACTGCCCGATACAGTAAATGCGCCTTATACGCATTAG
- a CDS encoding OstA-like protein, with product MKLIAAHTVSLFLLLIICNRTAAQAPAAQDDTTRIIQIIQGKSLRQKTIDSGFVIETIAGNVILKERGTLFICDSAVINHHTNVLEAFGNVHINQNDSINTYAQHLRYVGNDRIAWLDNNVKLVQNKGTLYTQSLKYDLKTNIGDYTNGGKVINGKTTLTSENGTYYADTKDVYFKNNVHLVDPTHEIITDSLLYNTETQITTFITQTYIKAQKGGNIYTSEGTYDLKTGSAFFGKRTIIKDSSRIYISDQSAYDQASGIFQLEGNAVVKDSVNGYTIIGGQIFSNQKTNTVLATRKPVLIFVGEKNDSTFIAADTLFSGLKKRDTIVTAATDTNTVIKQPPAKLSLGNKFSFKKKTDSLTTAIKDSAQTTVDSLLPKNDSAQIADSMKTMVDSLVLAASKAIDSAKKIAADTTFRDTTLTIKEKQDSLSLTSIDTLKKPTVINAGADTSLRYFLAFHHVRIFNDSLQSVCDSLFYSAEDSVFRLFYDPLVFSHQSQISGDTIFLYTKNKKADMLRVFESAMMINQPDPHLYNQMAGTTMTGYFKNGGLDYLRVKGSPAESIYFPQNDDSSYIGMNRSKGDLIDVFFINREVNKVKFINDVDGTLYPLKQIPTDQKFLPGFKWWDERRPKNKLELFE from the coding sequence TTGAAATTAATTGCTGCACATACAGTTTCTTTATTCTTACTGTTGATCATCTGTAACAGGACTGCTGCACAAGCTCCCGCTGCGCAAGATGATACCACAAGGATCATTCAGATCATACAAGGTAAAAGCTTACGCCAAAAAACAATCGATTCCGGTTTTGTAATTGAAACTATTGCGGGCAATGTGATCTTAAAAGAAAGGGGCACACTTTTTATTTGCGACAGTGCTGTTATCAATCATCATACAAACGTATTAGAAGCTTTTGGTAATGTACACATCAATCAAAACGACAGTATCAATACCTATGCGCAACATTTACGCTATGTGGGCAACGACAGGATCGCATGGCTGGATAACAATGTAAAGCTTGTTCAAAATAAAGGAACGCTTTATACCCAATCATTAAAATACGATCTTAAGACTAACATCGGCGACTATACGAACGGTGGTAAAGTTATAAACGGCAAAACAACCCTCACCAGTGAAAACGGCACCTACTACGCCGATACAAAGGATGTTTACTTTAAAAATAATGTTCACCTGGTTGATCCTACACATGAGATCATTACAGATAGCTTATTATACAATACAGAAACGCAGATCACCACCTTTATAACCCAAACCTATATTAAAGCGCAGAAAGGCGGCAATATCTACACAAGCGAGGGAACTTACGATCTGAAAACAGGGAGTGCCTTTTTTGGTAAAAGAACCATTATTAAAGACAGTAGCCGTATTTATATTTCAGACCAGAGTGCTTACGATCAAGCCTCAGGCATCTTTCAGTTGGAAGGCAATGCCGTAGTTAAAGATAGTGTGAACGGTTATACAATTATTGGCGGGCAGATCTTTTCAAATCAAAAAACAAACACTGTCCTTGCTACCAGGAAACCGGTATTAATATTTGTAGGTGAAAAGAACGATAGTACTTTTATTGCCGCAGATACACTCTTCTCGGGGTTGAAAAAACGAGATACCATTGTTACAGCAGCAACAGATACTAACACAGTAATAAAACAACCGCCAGCAAAATTATCCTTAGGCAATAAATTTTCTTTTAAAAAGAAAACAGACAGCTTAACAACCGCTATAAAAGACTCTGCGCAAACAACCGTTGACTCCTTATTACCTAAAAATGATTCCGCACAAATTGCAGATTCAATGAAAACAATGGTTGACTCATTAGTTTTAGCAGCTTCAAAAGCAATAGATTCTGCAAAAAAAATAGCTGCCGACACCACATTCAGGGATACCACTTTAACAATCAAAGAAAAGCAAGATAGTCTGTCACTAACGTCCATCGACACACTAAAAAAACCTACCGTTATAAATGCAGGCGCTGATACTTCATTACGTTATTTCCTTGCCTTTCATCATGTGCGGATATTCAACGATTCTTTACAATCCGTTTGCGACAGTCTCTTCTACTCTGCTGAAGATTCTGTATTCCGTTTGTTTTACGATCCATTGGTTTTTTCGCATCAATCACAGATATCCGGGGATACCATTTTTCTTTATACCAAAAACAAAAAGGCGGATATGCTTCGGGTGTTTGAATCTGCCATGATGATCAATCAACCTGATCCGCATTTATACAATCAAATGGCAGGCACCACCATGACAGGTTATTTTAAAAATGGCGGACTGGATTATCTACGGGTAAAAGGCTCTCCTGCAGAAAGCATTTATTTTCCTCAGAACGATGACAGTTCCTATATCGGCATGAACCGAAGCAAGGGCGACCTGATCGATGTATTTTTCATAAACAGGGAAGTGAACAAGGTAAAATTCATTAATGATGTAGATGGCACATTATACCCGCTTAAGCAGATCCCTACAGATCAAAAGTTTTTGCCGGGTTTTAAATGGTGGGATGAACGTCGTCCTAAAAACAAGCTGGAATTATTCGAGTAA
- a CDS encoding DUF1398 domain-containing protein yields MFTVEQIKAAHSKVRSGADFPAYIQDIKKLGVTRYETFVTDGHTDYSGANDHHTSSTAGYDALVIAAIVNAEQFKSDLKEHQQGKTDYPAFCRICAKLGIEKWAVSIDKMTCTYYDKAGNEILVEEIDDCLKITIR; encoded by the coding sequence ATGTTTACAGTAGAACAAATTAAAGCAGCTCATAGTAAAGTAAGATCAGGGGCTGATTTCCCTGCATATATTCAAGACATTAAGAAATTAGGTGTTACCCGGTATGAAACCTTTGTAACAGATGGGCATACGGACTATTCCGGCGCCAATGACCACCACACCTCCTCAACAGCCGGGTATGATGCTTTGGTAATTGCAGCAATAGTCAATGCGGAACAGTTCAAGAGTGACCTGAAAGAACATCAGCAAGGGAAAACCGATTATCCGGCTTTTTGCCGCATCTGTGCCAAATTGGGAATTGAAAAATGGGCTGTTTCAATAGATAAAATGACCTGCACTTATTATGATAAAGCAGGTAATGAGATTTTGGTAGAAGAGATAGACGATTGCCTGAAGATAACTATTCGTTAA
- a CDS encoding NAD(P)H-hydrate dehydratase, whose protein sequence is MKIFSANQIKEWDNYTIAQEPIASIDLMERAGGKCVEWLLNNYPTSSSFIIFCGSGNNGGDGLVIARKLQESTAKVKVYILPGEKRSNDFTINLERLTAIHPQFISAKETFPEISKKDIVIDALFGTGLNKPLQGLAAELVQHINQSNVTIISIDVPGGLFADASSVNNTVMCAAHTLTFQISKLAFFMAENGNYTGNVHVLDIGLDNNYYQQTASPYATIDNKQIATIYQPRRKFSHKYNYGHALLYVGSTNMMGAAILCTKACLRSGAGLVTVHCIETTKASINITIPEAITTTDNTPDVWNKKNVIAIGPGLEITEQNKQLVQDILLNYSGGLVIDATALTILAEFPELLSKRKRAAILTPHTGEFEKLFGKTNNNFEQLELAVKKASALNCYIVLKGHYSFVVTPTQKVFINTTGNPGMATAGSGDVFTGIITGLLAQNYSEENACILGVYLHGLAGDVAADALSEESMIAGDIIQHLSFAYKKIKTAI, encoded by the coding sequence GTGAAAATATTCTCCGCCAACCAAATAAAAGAATGGGACAATTATACTATTGCACAGGAACCAATAGCATCTATTGACCTGATGGAAAGAGCAGGAGGTAAATGTGTAGAATGGTTGCTTAACAACTATCCAACCTCCTCCTCTTTTATAATTTTTTGCGGCTCCGGCAATAACGGTGGCGATGGATTGGTAATAGCAAGAAAATTACAGGAGTCAACTGCAAAGGTTAAGGTATACATATTACCGGGCGAAAAAAGAAGCAATGACTTTACTATCAATTTAGAAAGACTAACAGCTATTCATCCGCAGTTCATCTCTGCAAAAGAAACCTTTCCCGAAATATCAAAAAAGGATATTGTTATTGATGCGCTTTTCGGCACAGGTTTAAATAAGCCTTTGCAAGGTTTAGCGGCTGAATTAGTACAACACATCAACCAGTCCAATGTAACCATCATCAGCATTGATGTGCCAGGCGGGTTGTTTGCAGATGCATCTTCGGTAAACAATACAGTTATGTGTGCAGCACATACGCTCACGTTTCAGATCAGTAAGCTGGCATTCTTTATGGCAGAGAATGGAAATTACACAGGCAATGTACATGTACTGGATATCGGCTTAGATAATAATTATTATCAACAAACAGCCTCCCCTTACGCTACTATTGACAACAAACAAATAGCTACCATTTACCAGCCCAGAAGAAAATTCTCACACAAGTATAATTATGGTCATGCATTATTATATGTGGGCAGCACCAACATGATGGGCGCAGCTATCTTATGCACTAAAGCCTGCTTAAGAAGCGGAGCAGGGTTAGTAACCGTTCATTGTATTGAAACAACTAAAGCAAGCATCAACATTACAATACCCGAAGCAATTACAACTACCGATAATACCCCGGATGTGTGGAACAAGAAAAATGTAATTGCTATTGGTCCGGGCTTGGAAATAACTGAACAAAACAAACAGTTAGTACAGGATATCTTATTAAATTATTCCGGCGGACTGGTGATAGATGCAACAGCGCTTACCATATTGGCGGAGTTCCCGGAATTATTGTCGAAAAGAAAACGTGCTGCCATTTTAACCCCTCATACCGGCGAGTTTGAAAAATTGTTTGGCAAAACCAATAACAATTTTGAACAACTGGAATTAGCAGTAAAAAAAGCAAGTGCCTTAAATTGCTACATTGTATTAAAAGGTCATTATAGTTTTGTTGTAACACCTACGCAAAAAGTTTTTATTAATACAACAGGAAACCCCGGTATGGCTACTGCCGGCAGCGGCGATGTATTCACAGGAATAATAACCGGCTTGTTAGCGCAAAACTATTCTGAAGAGAATGCCTGCATCTTAGGAGTTTACTTACATGGACTGGCAGGTGATGTTGCCGCTGATGCTCTTTCCGAAGAAAGTATGATCGCAGGCGATATTATACAGCATCTTAGCTTCGCTTATAAAAAGATCAAGACTGCCATTTAA